One part of the Segnochrobactrum spirostomi genome encodes these proteins:
- a CDS encoding peptidoglycan D,D-transpeptidase FtsI family protein yields the protein MTTISASPQFFQPPQRRRRSAIGGVLRGLIWTRAASAAAARSRVTVVMLGFMLLFCVFVGRLVYFGALPEHGSAAWRSAQDSIAAARPDILDRNGDILATDIRSVSLFAEPRKVLDADEATELLASVLPELGDSATRAKLASNAGFVWLKRELSPAKQQQIHDLGIPGIGFLQENKRFYPGGNVAAHVLGGVNVDNQGIAGLEKTIDGQGLADLHALGFAQNEGLAPVKLALDLKIQHAVRDELIQGIQRYHAQAAVGIVLNVRTGEVVAMSSVPDFDSNDPTEGLEKDKINRATAGVFELGSVFKMFTIAAALDTGATTLSSVYDASVPLRIGRFTIHDFHGKHRPLTVPEVFIYSSNIGTGRMTLAMGGWRQFEYFKRFGFTHKLQTDLPEVGAPIVPRQWKDITAVTASFGHGISVSPMQAAAAAVALVNGGIYIPPTFFPRTAEEAAKIGTRVVSARTSAEMRYLFRLNVEKGSGRKANVPGYDVGGKTGTAEKVIHGRYSKDQNLNSFLAAVPMDNPQYVILTVLDDPRPETPGAGRSSGANVVPLAGNILRRILPMLGIQPKPDTPAESLLAAN from the coding sequence ATGACGACGATTTCCGCATCGCCCCAGTTCTTCCAGCCGCCGCAGCGCCGCCGCAGGAGCGCGATCGGTGGCGTCCTTAGGGGGCTCATCTGGACGCGCGCCGCGAGTGCCGCCGCGGCCCGCTCGCGCGTCACCGTCGTGATGCTGGGCTTCATGCTGTTGTTCTGCGTGTTCGTCGGTCGGCTCGTCTATTTCGGCGCGCTGCCGGAACACGGCTCCGCCGCATGGCGCTCGGCGCAGGATTCGATCGCCGCCGCGCGCCCCGACATCCTCGACCGCAACGGCGACATCCTCGCCACGGACATCCGCTCGGTGTCCCTGTTCGCCGAGCCGCGCAAGGTGCTCGACGCCGACGAGGCGACGGAACTCCTCGCCTCGGTGCTGCCGGAGTTGGGTGATTCCGCCACCCGCGCCAAACTCGCCTCCAACGCCGGCTTCGTCTGGCTGAAGCGCGAGCTGTCGCCGGCGAAGCAGCAGCAGATCCACGATCTCGGCATCCCGGGCATCGGCTTCCTGCAGGAGAACAAGCGCTTCTATCCGGGCGGCAACGTCGCGGCCCACGTGCTTGGCGGCGTCAACGTCGACAACCAGGGCATCGCCGGCCTCGAGAAGACGATCGACGGCCAGGGCCTCGCCGATCTCCACGCCCTCGGCTTCGCCCAGAACGAGGGCCTCGCGCCGGTCAAGCTTGCGCTCGACCTCAAGATCCAGCACGCCGTTCGCGACGAGCTCATCCAGGGCATCCAGCGCTATCACGCGCAGGCGGCGGTCGGCATCGTACTCAACGTCCGCACCGGCGAAGTCGTCGCCATGTCCTCGGTGCCGGACTTCGATTCCAACGACCCGACCGAAGGGCTCGAGAAGGACAAGATCAACCGCGCCACCGCCGGCGTGTTCGAGCTCGGCTCGGTGTTCAAGATGTTCACCATCGCGGCCGCCCTCGACACCGGCGCGACGACCCTGAGCTCGGTCTACGACGCTTCGGTACCGCTGCGGATCGGCCGCTTCACGATCCACGATTTCCACGGCAAGCACCGGCCGCTGACCGTGCCCGAGGTGTTCATCTATTCCTCGAACATCGGCACCGGCCGCATGACCCTCGCCATGGGCGGCTGGCGTCAGTTCGAATATTTCAAGCGCTTCGGCTTCACCCACAAGCTTCAGACGGACCTGCCCGAGGTGGGCGCTCCGATCGTGCCGCGCCAGTGGAAGGACATCACCGCGGTCACCGCCTCGTTCGGCCACGGCATCTCGGTGAGCCCGATGCAGGCCGCCGCCGCGGCCGTGGCGCTCGTCAACGGCGGCATCTACATTCCGCCGACCTTCTTCCCGCGCACCGCCGAAGAGGCCGCCAAGATCGGCACCCGTGTGGTGTCGGCGCGCACCAGTGCGGAGATGCGCTACCTATTCCGCCTCAACGTCGAGAAGGGCTCCGGCCGCAAGGCCAACGTCCCGGGCTACGATGTCGGCGGCAAGACCGGCACGGCCGAGAAGGTCATCCACGGCCGCTATTCGAAGGATCAGAACCTGAACTCCTTCCTCGCCGCCGTGCCGATGGACAATCCGCAATATGTCATTCTGACGGTGCTCGACGATCCGCGACCGGAGACGCCGGGTGCGGGCCGTTCCTCGGGCGCCAACGTGGTGCCGCTCGCCGGCAACATCCTCCGCCGCATCCTGCCGATGCTGGGCATCCAGCCGAAGCCGGATACTCCGGCCGAATCCCTTCTCGCTGCGAACTGA
- a CDS encoding FtsW/RodA/SpoVE family cell cycle protein: MVSRTDRSRFAEWWWTIDKFLLIALLALVFGGVVLSFAASPSVADRIGAPTYHFVQRQAAFAIPAIAVMIGVSMLSPRQVRKTAFILYGVMLLLTIATLFFGTEIKGSRRWLNLIGMSIQPTEFLKPAFVILIAYMLDEVGSRRFEIPGKPVAAFILVMTLAPVVAQPDLGQAMLLSIVWCSLFFLAGLPWLWTVMLAGLGATGLAGAYVVFPHVAGRINRFLDPAGKDTFQVDTALDAFQAGGWLGVGPGEGTVKQILPDAHTDFVFAVTAEEFGLIVCMGLVAVFAFVVLRSLSHARDEPDGFVRLAASGLAILFGVQACINIAVNLHLMPAKGMTLPFISYGGSSLVAIGLEMGFLLALTRRRPRIDAALRSPVFLTRRENAA; encoded by the coding sequence ATGGTCAGCCGCACGGATCGCAGCCGCTTCGCCGAGTGGTGGTGGACGATCGACAAATTCCTGCTGATCGCCCTGCTCGCGCTGGTGTTCGGCGGCGTCGTGCTCTCCTTCGCGGCGAGCCCCTCGGTCGCCGACCGCATCGGCGCCCCGACCTACCATTTCGTCCAGCGCCAGGCGGCCTTCGCGATCCCGGCCATCGCGGTGATGATCGGCGTCTCGATGCTGTCGCCGCGGCAGGTGCGCAAGACCGCCTTCATCCTCTACGGGGTGATGCTGCTCCTCACCATCGCGACGCTGTTCTTCGGCACCGAGATCAAAGGCTCGCGGCGCTGGCTGAACCTCATCGGCATGTCGATCCAGCCGACGGAGTTCCTGAAGCCGGCCTTCGTGATCCTGATCGCCTACATGCTCGACGAGGTCGGCAGCCGGCGCTTCGAGATCCCGGGCAAGCCGGTCGCCGCCTTTATCCTGGTGATGACGCTCGCGCCCGTCGTGGCCCAGCCCGATCTCGGGCAGGCGATGCTGCTGTCGATCGTGTGGTGCTCGCTGTTCTTCCTTGCCGGCCTGCCCTGGCTGTGGACGGTGATGCTCGCCGGCCTCGGCGCCACCGGGCTCGCCGGCGCCTACGTGGTGTTTCCCCACGTCGCGGGCCGTATCAACCGCTTCCTCGATCCGGCCGGCAAGGACACCTTCCAGGTCGACACCGCGCTCGACGCTTTCCAGGCCGGCGGCTGGCTCGGGGTCGGTCCGGGTGAGGGCACGGTGAAGCAGATCCTCCCCGACGCCCACACCGACTTCGTGTTCGCGGTCACGGCGGAGGAGTTCGGCCTCATCGTCTGCATGGGCCTCGTCGCCGTGTTCGCCTTCGTGGTGCTGCGCTCGCTCTCCCACGCCCGCGACGAGCCCGACGGCTTCGTCCGCCTCGCCGCGAGCGGGCTCGCCATCCTGTTCGGCGTCCAGGCCTGCATCAACATCGCGGTGAACCTGCATCTGATGCCGGCGAAGGGCATGACGCTGCCGTTCATCTCCTACGGCGGGTCGTCGCTGGTCGCCATCGGCCTCGAGATGGGCTTCCTGCTCGCGCTGACGCGGCGCCGGCCGCGCATCGATGCCGCGCTGCGCTCGCCGGTCTTCCTCACCCGCCGGGAAAACGCAGCATGA
- the mraY gene encoding phospho-N-acetylmuramoyl-pentapeptide-transferase — translation MLFFLASLSEHSIAFNVFRYITFRTGGAMITAMLFAFLCGPRLIAALRVRQGKGQPIRTDGPQSHLSKKGTPTMGGLLILSGLVVSTLLWSNLTNAYVWVVLIVTLGFGLVGFYDDYLKVTKQTHKGFSGRVRLLIEATIAGAAAIFVAKLGAGPLSTSLTFPFIKEVVFNLGWFYIPFAMLVVVGAGNAVNLTDGLDGLAIVPVMIAAGTFGVIAYLCGNVMFADYLQIHFVSGAGELSVLCGAIIGAGLGFLWFNAPPAAIFMGDTGSLALGGMLGAIAIATKHEIVLAIVGGLFVLEALSVIIQVASFRMTGKRVFKMAPIHHHFEQLGWTEPQVVIRFWIVAVILALIGLSTLKLR, via the coding sequence ATGCTCTTTTTTCTGGCCAGCCTCAGCGAGCATTCGATCGCCTTCAACGTCTTCCGTTACATCACCTTCCGCACCGGCGGGGCGATGATCACGGCGATGCTGTTCGCCTTCCTGTGCGGGCCACGGCTCATCGCGGCGCTGCGGGTGCGCCAGGGCAAGGGCCAGCCGATCCGCACCGACGGACCGCAGAGCCATCTGAGCAAGAAGGGCACGCCGACGATGGGCGGCCTGCTCATCCTGTCCGGCCTCGTGGTCTCGACGCTGCTCTGGAGCAATCTCACCAACGCCTATGTCTGGGTGGTGCTGATCGTCACCCTCGGCTTCGGCCTCGTCGGCTTCTATGACGATTATCTCAAGGTCACGAAGCAGACTCACAAGGGGTTTTCCGGCCGCGTGCGCCTGCTCATCGAGGCGACCATCGCCGGGGCCGCTGCGATCTTCGTCGCCAAGCTCGGGGCCGGTCCGCTGTCGACCTCGCTGACCTTCCCGTTCATCAAGGAGGTCGTGTTCAATCTCGGCTGGTTCTACATCCCGTTCGCGATGCTCGTCGTCGTCGGCGCCGGCAACGCGGTGAACCTGACCGACGGCCTCGACGGCCTCGCCATCGTGCCGGTGATGATCGCGGCCGGCACCTTCGGCGTGATCGCCTATCTGTGCGGCAACGTCATGTTCGCCGACTATCTGCAGATCCACTTCGTCTCGGGCGCGGGCGAGCTCTCCGTGCTGTGCGGCGCGATCATCGGCGCAGGCCTCGGCTTCCTGTGGTTCAACGCGCCGCCGGCCGCGATCTTCATGGGCGACACCGGTTCGCTCGCCCTCGGCGGCATGCTCGGCGCCATCGCCATCGCCACGAAGCACGAGATCGTGCTCGCGATCGTCGGCGGCCTGTTCGTGCTCGAAGCGCTCTCGGTCATCATCCAGGTCGCCTCGTTCCGCATGACCGGCAAGCGCGTCTTCAAAATGGCGCCGATCCATCACCATTTCGAACAGCTCGGCTGGACCGAGCCGCAGGTCGTCATACGCTTCTGGATCGTCGCTGTGATTCTGGCCCTGATCGGCCTCTCCACGCTGAAACTTCGCTGA
- a CDS encoding UDP-N-acetylmuramoyl-L-alanyl-D-glutamate--2,6-diaminopimelate ligase, producing the protein MLLADLAPDLLADPAAGRIAIDGLTADSRKAGPGVLFAGLPGVKVDGAAFAAAAVKAGSPAVLVGADAVVPADLGVPVLRDADPRRRLALMAARLHAPQPEVAVAVTGTAGKTSVAAFTRQIFEAAGRTAASVGTLGIVTAAGTRYGSLTTPDPITLHADLAALARDGVTHVAMEASSHGIEQRRLDGVVFRAAAFTNLGRDHMDYHATPADYLAAKLRLFETLLPDGGAAVIDPDAPAAWRVAEVVRRRGLRLFTVGADGKDLRLVSVTPDGTAQRLVIEASDGRHEVRLPLLGDFQVTNALIAAGLAIVAGVAPAAAIAALAGLEGAPGRLDLVGRTAEGAPVFVDYAHKPDALEAVLTTLRPVVSGRLVVVVGAGGDRDRGKRPLMGAIAVRCADVAIITDDNPRSEEPATIRAEILAAAPGAIEIGDRAEAIRHAVAMLGPNDALVVAGKGHETGQIVGSTVLPFSDHEEVAKALAAHGPATGATA; encoded by the coding sequence ATGCTGCTCGCCGACCTCGCCCCGGACCTTCTCGCCGATCCCGCCGCCGGGCGGATCGCGATTGACGGTCTCACCGCCGACAGCCGCAAGGCGGGCCCAGGCGTCCTGTTCGCCGGCCTGCCCGGCGTCAAGGTCGATGGCGCGGCGTTCGCCGCGGCGGCGGTGAAGGCGGGATCGCCCGCGGTCCTCGTCGGGGCCGACGCCGTCGTGCCGGCCGATCTCGGCGTGCCGGTGCTGCGCGATGCCGATCCCCGCCGCCGCCTCGCCTTGATGGCGGCGCGCCTGCATGCCCCGCAGCCGGAAGTGGCCGTCGCCGTGACCGGCACGGCGGGCAAGACCTCGGTCGCCGCCTTCACCCGGCAGATCTTCGAGGCGGCCGGCCGCACCGCGGCGAGCGTCGGCACGCTCGGCATCGTCACTGCTGCCGGCACCCGCTACGGCAGCCTGACGACACCCGACCCGATCACCCTCCATGCCGATCTCGCCGCGCTCGCCCGCGACGGCGTCACCCACGTGGCGATGGAGGCTTCGAGCCACGGCATCGAACAGCGCCGCCTCGACGGCGTTGTGTTTCGCGCGGCCGCGTTCACCAATCTCGGCCGCGACCACATGGATTATCACGCGACGCCCGCGGATTATCTGGCGGCCAAGCTGCGCCTGTTCGAGACCCTGCTGCCCGATGGTGGCGCGGCGGTCATCGATCCCGATGCGCCGGCGGCCTGGCGGGTCGCCGAGGTGGTCCGCCGCCGCGGCCTGCGCCTGTTCACCGTCGGCGCCGACGGCAAGGACCTGCGTCTCGTCTCCGTCACCCCGGACGGCACCGCGCAGCGCCTCGTGATCGAGGCCTCCGACGGCCGGCACGAGGTGCGCCTGCCGCTCCTCGGCGATTTCCAGGTGACGAACGCGCTCATCGCCGCCGGCCTTGCGATCGTGGCCGGCGTCGCGCCGGCTGCCGCCATCGCCGCGCTCGCCGGGCTCGAAGGCGCGCCGGGCCGGCTCGATCTCGTCGGCCGCACGGCGGAGGGCGCGCCGGTCTTCGTCGATTATGCCCACAAGCCCGACGCGCTCGAGGCGGTGCTGACGACCCTGCGCCCGGTGGTGAGCGGCCGGCTCGTCGTGGTGGTCGGTGCCGGTGGCGACCGCGACCGCGGCAAGCGTCCGCTGATGGGCGCGATTGCGGTGCGTTGCGCCGACGTCGCCATCATCACCGACGACAATCCCCGCAGCGAGGAGCCGGCTACGATCCGTGCCGAGATCCTTGCCGCCGCCCCCGGTGCGATCGAGATCGGCGACCGGGCGGAGGCGATCCGCCACGCCGTCGCCATGCTCGGTCCGAACGATGCCCTGGTCGTCGCCGGCAAGGGCCACGAGACCGGGCAGATCGTCGGTTCGACCGTGCTGCCGTTCTCCGACCACGAAGAAGTCGCCAAGGCGCTCGCCGCCCATGGGCCAGCCACGGGAGCCACCGCGTGA
- the murD gene encoding UDP-N-acetylmuramoyl-L-alanine--D-glutamate ligase, protein MLGLGKAGRSVVEALLAGGATPVVHDDNPRAVADLGLAGVEQADLIEGSWDGIDLLAASPGITHLYPTPHPVIARAWGEGVPVDNEIGLFFRAIARSGAFVVAITGTNGKSTTTALIRHLVEAAGRPVQMGGNIGVPVLGLAAPAPGDVVVLELSSYQIDQARLIAPDVALFLNLTPDHYDRHGGHGGYFAAKRRLFEVGRPRVAVIGVDEAEGRFLANQRRAGRVPGEDTIAISAERPLGGRGRSFSRDGSAVVEYRDGDALARYELSGIGSLRGVHNAQNAAAAIAAVRGLGIAPPVIAAALKTFPGLAHRLEQVGRRGRVLFINDSKATNADAAARALASFGRLYWIAGGKPKEGGIESLAPFFPRIVKAYLIGEAADAFARTLEGRVPYVLSGDLATATAAAARDAAADAAEGEEPVVLLSPACASFDQFPNFEKRGDVFRALVEALPGLSNPGGS, encoded by the coding sequence GTGCTTGGCCTCGGCAAGGCCGGGCGCTCGGTCGTCGAGGCGCTGCTCGCCGGCGGCGCGACCCCCGTCGTCCATGACGACAATCCGCGCGCCGTCGCCGATCTCGGCCTCGCCGGGGTCGAGCAGGCGGACCTGATCGAAGGCTCCTGGGACGGCATCGACCTTCTCGCCGCGAGCCCGGGCATCACCCACCTCTATCCGACGCCGCATCCGGTCATCGCCCGCGCCTGGGGCGAGGGCGTTCCGGTCGACAACGAGATCGGCCTATTCTTCCGCGCCATCGCGCGCTCCGGCGCCTTCGTCGTCGCCATCACCGGCACCAACGGCAAGTCGACCACGACCGCCCTGATCCGCCATCTCGTCGAGGCGGCCGGCCGTCCCGTGCAGATGGGCGGCAATATCGGCGTGCCGGTGCTCGGCCTCGCCGCGCCGGCCCCCGGCGACGTGGTGGTGCTCGAGCTGTCGTCCTACCAGATCGATCAGGCGCGGCTCATTGCGCCGGACGTCGCCTTGTTCCTCAACCTGACCCCCGATCATTACGACCGTCACGGCGGTCACGGCGGCTATTTCGCCGCGAAGCGCCGGCTGTTCGAGGTCGGCCGGCCGCGCGTCGCGGTGATCGGGGTGGACGAGGCGGAAGGCCGCTTCCTCGCCAATCAGCGCCGCGCTGGCCGCGTGCCCGGCGAGGACACCATCGCCATCTCGGCCGAGCGCCCGCTCGGCGGCCGCGGCCGCTCGTTCAGCCGCGACGGCAGCGCCGTCGTCGAATATCGCGACGGCGACGCGCTCGCCCGCTACGAGCTTTCCGGCATCGGCAGCCTGCGCGGCGTCCACAACGCCCAGAACGCCGCCGCGGCGATCGCCGCCGTGCGTGGACTCGGCATCGCGCCCCCGGTGATCGCCGCCGCGCTGAAAACCTTTCCGGGCCTCGCCCACCGGCTGGAGCAGGTCGGCCGCCGCGGCCGGGTTCTCTTCATCAACGATTCCAAGGCGACCAACGCCGATGCCGCGGCCCGCGCGCTGGCGAGCTTCGGCCGGCTCTATTGGATCGCCGGCGGCAAGCCCAAGGAGGGCGGCATCGAGAGCCTCGCGCCGTTCTTCCCGCGCATCGTCAAGGCCTACCTGATCGGCGAGGCGGCGGACGCCTTCGCCCGGACGCTCGAGGGCCGCGTGCCCTACGTGCTCAGCGGCGACCTCGCGACCGCGACCGCCGCCGCCGCCCGCGATGCCGCGGCGGACGCGGCAGAGGGCGAGGAGCCGGTGGTGCTGCTCTCGCCGGCCTGCGCCTCGTTCGATCAGTTCCCCAATTTCGAGAAGCGCGGCGACGTCTTCCGCGCGCTGGTCGAGGCCCTGCCGGGCCTCTCGAACCCTGGAGGGTCGTGA
- a CDS encoding UDP-N-acetylmuramoylalanyl-D-glutamyl-2,6-diaminopimelate--D-alanyl-D-alanine ligase: MSAPLWRIEAIRAATGGRLVGALDGPIAGLSIDSRTAAPGEIFFAIRGERLDGHDFVADVLTKGAAIAVVAEDKLAALPPHGRYLIVPDVLAALVDLARAARARSAAGIVGVTGSVGKTSTKEALRAALGACGSVHASAASFNNHWGVPLSLARLPEDARFAVFEIGMSAPGEITPLTRLVRPQVAIITTIAAAHAANFPNEEAIADAKAEIFLGLEPDGVAILNRDNRHFERLAAAARKVGATIVSFGESAEADVRLLGVDLDAEHSDIRASVSGREIAYRLGAPGRHLALNSLAIAAAVDALGADLALAMGSLAGAAAPVGRGRRLTLVPPGGGTFLLIDEAYNANPASMRAAFAVLALAPVGAGGRRIAVLGDMLELGAESAALHRALAADLEAAGIDVVHCCGPMMLELFRALPSSMQGAYAETSAVLESAVAADLRAGDALMVKGSNGSRMGPLVTSLATRFAAPPAGRPGD; encoded by the coding sequence GTGAGCGCCCCCCTCTGGAGGATCGAGGCGATCCGGGCCGCGACCGGCGGCCGGCTCGTCGGCGCGCTCGATGGTCCGATCGCGGGCCTTTCGATCGACAGCCGTACCGCGGCGCCCGGTGAAATCTTCTTCGCGATCCGCGGCGAGCGGCTCGACGGCCACGATTTCGTCGCCGACGTGCTGACCAAGGGCGCCGCGATCGCGGTCGTCGCCGAGGACAAGCTCGCCGCTCTGCCGCCCCACGGCCGCTATCTGATCGTGCCGGACGTGCTCGCGGCGTTGGTCGATCTCGCCCGTGCCGCCCGCGCCCGCTCGGCCGCCGGCATCGTCGGCGTCACCGGCAGCGTCGGCAAGACCTCGACCAAGGAGGCGCTGCGCGCCGCCCTCGGGGCCTGCGGCTCGGTTCACGCCTCTGCGGCGTCATTCAACAACCATTGGGGCGTGCCGCTGTCGCTCGCCCGCCTGCCGGAGGATGCGCGCTTCGCGGTCTTCGAGATCGGCATGAGCGCGCCCGGCGAGATCACGCCGCTGACCCGTCTCGTCCGCCCCCAGGTCGCCATCATCACCACGATCGCGGCGGCCCATGCCGCGAACTTCCCGAACGAGGAAGCAATCGCCGACGCCAAGGCGGAGATCTTCCTCGGCCTCGAGCCGGACGGCGTCGCGATCCTCAACCGCGACAACCGCCATTTCGAGCGCCTCGCCGCCGCGGCCCGCAAGGTCGGCGCCACGATCGTCAGCTTCGGCGAGAGCGCGGAGGCCGACGTGCGGCTCCTTGGCGTCGATCTCGACGCCGAGCATTCCGACATCCGCGCCTCGGTGAGCGGCCGCGAGATCGCCTACCGCCTCGGCGCGCCGGGCCGGCATCTCGCCCTCAACAGCCTCGCCATCGCTGCGGCGGTCGATGCGCTGGGCGCCGATCTCGCGCTCGCGATGGGAAGCCTCGCCGGCGCCGCTGCGCCGGTCGGTCGTGGGCGCCGTCTCACGCTGGTGCCGCCCGGCGGCGGCACCTTTCTCCTCATCGACGAGGCCTACAACGCCAACCCCGCCTCGATGCGCGCGGCCTTCGCCGTGCTCGCGCTCGCGCCGGTAGGGGCGGGGGGGCGGCGCATCGCCGTGCTCGGCGATATGCTCGAACTCGGCGCCGAATCCGCGGCGTTGCACCGGGCGCTCGCCGCCGATCTCGAGGCCGCCGGCATCGATGTTGTGCATTGCTGCGGCCCGATGATGCTCGAACTCTTTCGAGCCTTGCCTTCGTCGATGCAGGGCGCCTATGCGGAGACCTCCGCAGTGCTCGAATCGGCCGTGGCTGCGGATCTGCGCGCCGGCGACGCCCTCATGGTGAAGGGCTCCAACGGCAGCCGGATGGGGCCGCTCGTGACCAGCCTTGCAACGCGTTTTGCGGCCCCGCCTGCGGGCCGACCGGGGGATTGA